The following DNA comes from Caldisericia bacterium.
GCATTAGATTTTTCTTAATTCCATCTAATCCAGCCTTTATTATTACAGCTAATGCTAAATAAGGATTACAAGAAGGGTCTGGATTTCTAAGTTCTATTCTTGTATTTTTTTCTATTTTAGAAGGAACTCTAATAAGTGGACTTCTATTTCTACATGACCATGATATATACATAGGAGCTTCATATCCTGATATTAATCTTTTATAACTATTTATATTAGGATTTGTTGTTGCACAAATTGCCTTTGCATGTTGTATAAGTCCTGCTATAAAGTTATACGCTTCTTTAGATAAATTAAGCTTATCATTTTCATCATAAAACAAATTTTTTCCATCTTTATAAACATATATATTTAAGTGCATTCCTGAACCTGCTGCCTTATATAATGGTTTTGGCATAAATGTTGCATGAAGACCATGATTTCTTGCTATTTTTCTTACTACCTGTTTAAATGTTATTATTTTATCTGCTGTATTTAGTGCATAATCCTTTTTTAAATCTATTTCATGTTGCCCTGGTGCAATTTCATGATGAGATGCCTCAACAT
Coding sequences within:
- a CDS encoding glutamine synthetase — protein: VEASHHEIAPGQHEIDLKKDYALNTADKIITFKQVVRKIARNHGLHATFMPKPLYKAAGSGMHLNIYVYKDGKNLFYDENDKLNLSKEAYNFIAGLIQHAKAICATTNPNINSYKRLISGYEAPMYISWSCRNRSPLIRVPSKIEKNTRIELRNPDPSCNPYLALAVIIKAGLDGIKKNLM